In a single window of the Rhodanobacter sp. LX-99 genome:
- a CDS encoding class I SAM-dependent DNA methyltransferase, whose amino-acid sequence MTADHFAHLDQFGADLWKLADQLRANSGLASNEYFMPILGLLFLRHATNRYYAARKAIAADQAAGRMPKRPLRDADFTQRRAMNLPEAARYDVILEQPKDGSLGHALVAAMEAVEARFPPLAGQLPKEYEKFDDDLLESMMRKFDTEALRTAGGDVFGRIYEYFLAEFSKQGAHDNGEFFTPPSIVQTIVNVIEPDHGIVLDPACGSGGMFVQSSHFIEAEGADPMARVTFYGHEKNETTAKLAQINLAVHGLQGSIRAGNDAITYYKDPHELVGKCDFVMANPPFNVDEVDADKIKGDPRLPFGLPGVNKAKKVSNANYLWLSYFYGYLNANGRAGVVMSSQASSAGRDEAAVRQRLVDTGAVDVMIDIRGNFFYTRTVPCQLWFFDRAKERDKKRRDAILMLDARGIYHKVTRAIVDFSPEQQQNIAAIVWLYRGQRERFLALVQRYLQGALDNGQVVRAPLTAFREELNAQLDRMQPFAKRQRKNKQAESFNAAWDELTATRGTLAADAQALTDAVQSRAKAWKPNAKPDNAKLHKAREALHDVATRCRDLTKQIDLAAKLAARAADTAVKELDAKDAENWDNTAINKGKKALEAARANAAEALRLTRYFVKQADWLQERFPDAELVDVPGLVKRVSRAEVAAHDGSLTPGRYVGVAPEEVDEDFDFEGTLRAIHIDLRDLNEEAAKLATTIAKNFEELGA is encoded by the coding sequence ATGACCGCCGATCACTTCGCCCACCTCGACCAATTCGGCGCCGACCTGTGGAAGCTGGCCGACCAGCTGCGCGCCAACTCGGGGCTGGCCTCCAACGAATACTTCATGCCTATCCTGGGCTTGCTGTTCCTGCGCCACGCCACCAACCGCTACTACGCCGCGCGCAAGGCCATCGCCGCCGACCAGGCGGCCGGCCGCATGCCCAAGCGCCCGTTGCGCGATGCCGATTTCACCCAGCGCCGCGCCATGAACCTGCCCGAGGCCGCGCGCTACGACGTGATCCTGGAACAGCCCAAGGACGGCAGCCTGGGCCACGCGCTGGTCGCCGCCATGGAAGCGGTGGAAGCGCGCTTCCCGCCGCTCGCCGGCCAGTTGCCGAAGGAATACGAGAAGTTCGACGACGACCTGCTCGAATCCATGATGCGCAAGTTCGACACCGAAGCCCTGCGCACGGCGGGCGGCGACGTGTTCGGCCGCATCTACGAATACTTCCTGGCCGAGTTCTCCAAGCAGGGCGCGCACGACAACGGCGAGTTCTTCACCCCGCCCTCCATCGTGCAGACCATCGTCAACGTGATCGAGCCCGACCACGGCATCGTGCTCGACCCCGCCTGCGGCTCGGGCGGCATGTTCGTGCAGTCCAGCCACTTCATCGAGGCCGAAGGCGCCGACCCCATGGCCCGCGTCACCTTCTACGGCCACGAGAAGAACGAAACCACGGCGAAGCTGGCGCAGATCAACCTGGCCGTGCACGGGCTGCAAGGTTCCATCCGCGCCGGCAACGACGCCATCACCTATTACAAGGATCCGCACGAGCTGGTGGGCAAGTGCGATTTCGTCATGGCCAACCCGCCGTTCAACGTGGACGAGGTGGACGCCGACAAGATCAAGGGCGACCCGCGCCTGCCGTTTGGTCTGCCGGGCGTCAACAAGGCCAAGAAGGTTTCCAACGCCAACTACCTGTGGCTGAGCTACTTCTACGGCTACTTGAACGCCAACGGCCGTGCCGGCGTGGTGATGTCCTCGCAGGCCTCCAGCGCCGGGCGCGACGAAGCCGCCGTGCGGCAACGGCTGGTAGACACCGGCGCCGTGGACGTGATGATCGACATCCGCGGCAACTTCTTCTACACCCGCACCGTGCCGTGCCAGTTGTGGTTTTTCGACCGCGCCAAGGAGCGCGACAAAAAGCGCCGCGACGCTATCCTGATGCTCGACGCGCGCGGCATCTACCACAAGGTCACCCGCGCCATTGTCGATTTCAGCCCTGAGCAGCAGCAGAACATCGCCGCCATCGTCTGGCTGTATCGCGGGCAGCGCGAACGTTTCCTTGCCCTGGTGCAGCGCTACCTGCAAGGCGCGCTCGACAACGGCCAGGTCGTGCGCGCGCCGCTCACCGCCTTCCGTGAAGAACTGAACGCGCAGCTTGATCGCATGCAGCCCTTCGCCAAGCGACAGCGCAAGAACAAGCAGGCCGAGAGCTTCAACGCGGCGTGGGATGAACTCACCGCCACCCGCGGCACCTTGGCCGCCGATGCGCAAGCACTGACGGATGCAGTCCAGTCCCGCGCCAAGGCGTGGAAACCCAACGCCAAGCCCGACAACGCCAAGCTGCACAAGGCCCGCGAAGCGTTGCACGACGTGGCCACGCGTTGCCGCGACCTCACCAAACAGATCGACCTTGCAGCCAAGCTCGCCGCCCGCGCGGCCGACACGGCGGTGAAGGAACTCGATGCTAAGGATGCGGAGAACTGGGACAACACCGCCATCAACAAGGGCAAGAAGGCGCTGGAGGCCGCGCGCGCCAATGCCGCCGAAGCCCTGCGCCTGACCCGCTACTTCGTGAAGCAGGCCGACTGGCTGCAGGAGCGCTTCCCGGATGCCGAACTGGTGGACGTGCCCGGCCTGGTCAAGCGCGTCAGCCGCGCAGAAGTCGCCGCGCACGA
- a CDS encoding SUMF1/EgtB/PvdO family nonheme iron enzyme, giving the protein MPNNATLRRQRTLGGALGVIVLGFALTYHFFPRLFHVNPTQAPRRSMSLGAATPGSGLQPERVSAIGELNAGPPLTLAPTAVIAARSSKNANLPEQLSADPPEVQALLERATRALHAGQLVGDGNSAAALFQQALKDKPDSRRAAQGLFDVRARLVAEIDQDIAVGDVDAAQDLLGALRTLPNAEAEVTQLEASLKVLEKVRPMLAKAAGLLQQGRADRPAGGSALDLYREVQALDPQNAVAEQGIFQVQRAVLDRALAAVAQNDFAGADRELARAQAIRPGSQQMIDVHKRVDDMREQRANGVLAQAHSALDAGNVGLATKLAAQVRAIAPSLAALAAFDEQLTNARLYASYKPGQVFADRYIDLPGKTPTMVVIPTGSFRMGAPADGEDHTDAEMPQHTVTISKGFAMARTAVTVGEFREFVRASGYVPDSVKLGGASVYDERSGALHDDSDATWQDDYAGRKADDRLPVVNVSWNDAKAYADWLGQRTGKTYRLPSEAEFEYALRGGTSSRYWWGDDVPTRQVENLTGSGDRSRSGRRWSHAFRNYRDGYWGPAPVMSFAANPFGLYDINGNVSEWTQDCWHDNYVRAPNDGSAWINPGCRSHVVRGGSWGSSPDQVDSAYRQGANGDLRSGRVGFRVVREL; this is encoded by the coding sequence ATGCCGAACAACGCAACCCTGCGCCGTCAGCGCACTCTCGGTGGGGCGCTCGGGGTGATCGTGCTGGGGTTCGCGCTGACGTATCACTTCTTTCCGCGGCTGTTTCATGTCAACCCGACCCAGGCACCGCGTCGTTCGATGTCGCTGGGGGCCGCCACGCCGGGCAGCGGCCTGCAGCCGGAGCGGGTGTCGGCGATCGGCGAGCTCAATGCCGGGCCACCGCTGACGCTGGCGCCGACAGCGGTGATTGCCGCGCGCAGCAGCAAGAACGCGAACCTGCCCGAGCAGTTGAGTGCGGACCCGCCCGAGGTGCAGGCGCTGCTGGAGCGGGCGACCAGGGCGTTGCATGCCGGCCAACTGGTCGGCGACGGGAACAGCGCCGCCGCGTTGTTCCAGCAGGCGCTGAAGGACAAGCCGGACAGCCGTCGCGCGGCGCAGGGCCTGTTCGACGTGCGCGCGCGGCTGGTGGCGGAGATCGACCAGGACATCGCGGTGGGCGACGTCGACGCGGCGCAGGACCTGCTCGGCGCGCTGCGCACGCTGCCGAATGCCGAAGCGGAAGTGACCCAGCTGGAAGCGAGCTTGAAGGTCCTGGAGAAGGTGCGGCCGATGCTGGCGAAGGCCGCCGGCCTGCTGCAGCAGGGCCGGGCCGACCGGCCCGCCGGCGGCAGTGCGCTGGACCTGTACCGCGAGGTGCAGGCGCTGGACCCGCAGAATGCGGTGGCCGAGCAGGGCATCTTCCAGGTGCAGCGGGCGGTGCTCGACCGTGCGCTGGCGGCAGTGGCGCAGAACGATTTTGCCGGCGCGGACCGGGAGCTGGCCAGGGCGCAGGCGATCCGCCCCGGTTCGCAGCAGATGATCGACGTGCACAAGCGCGTCGACGACATGCGCGAGCAGCGTGCGAACGGCGTGCTGGCGCAGGCGCACTCGGCACTGGATGCCGGCAATGTCGGGCTGGCGACGAAGCTGGCGGCGCAGGTGCGGGCGATCGCCCCGAGCTTGGCGGCGCTGGCGGCGTTCGACGAACAGCTGACCAATGCGCGGTTGTACGCCAGCTACAAGCCCGGCCAGGTATTCGCCGATCGCTACATCGACCTGCCGGGCAAGACACCGACGATGGTGGTGATTCCCACCGGCAGTTTCCGGATGGGCGCACCGGCCGACGGGGAAGACCACACCGATGCCGAGATGCCGCAGCACACGGTCACCATCAGCAAGGGTTTCGCGATGGCACGTACCGCGGTGACTGTGGGCGAGTTCCGCGAATTCGTACGTGCCAGCGGCTACGTGCCCGACTCGGTCAAGCTGGGCGGCGCCAGCGTGTACGACGAGCGCAGCGGCGCGCTGCACGACGATTCGGACGCGACCTGGCAGGACGACTACGCCGGCCGCAAGGCCGACGACAGACTGCCGGTGGTGAACGTCTCCTGGAACGATGCCAAGGCATATGCCGACTGGCTCGGCCAGCGCACCGGCAAGACCTACCGGCTGCCCAGCGAGGCCGAGTTCGAGTACGCGCTGCGCGGCGGCACCAGCAGCCGTTATTGGTGGGGCGACGACGTGCCCACTCGCCAGGTGGAGAACCTGACCGGCTCCGGCGACCGCTCGCGCAGCGGCCGGCGCTGGAGCCATGCCTTCCGCAATTACCGCGACGGTTACTGGGGGCCGGCGCCGGTGATGAGCTTCGCCGCCAACCCGTTCGGCCTGTACGACATCAACGGCAACGTGTCCGAGTGGACGCAGGATTGCTGGCACGACAACTATGTCCGTGCGCCAAACGACGGCAGCGCCTGGATCAACCCCGGTTGCCGCTCCCACGTGGTGCGTGGCGGCTCGTGGGGCAGTTCGCCGGACCAGGTGGACTCGGCCTACCGCCAGGGCGCCAACGGCGACCTGCGCAGCGGCCGCGTGGGCTTCCGCGTGGTGCGGGAGCTGTAG
- the ppk1 gene encoding polyphosphate kinase 1 gives MSSRLIRETLPTDAAAPAANDAAPSMPGPDLTDSRLYIHRELSQLQFNIRVLDQALDERTPLLERLKFLLIFSANMDEFFEIRVAGLKGQIALDHEMIGPDGIPPKRALAEISEIAHRQIARQYAILNERILPELVTHGIRIVRRTQWTHKQKLWVRRYFREEVAPLVTPIGLDPTHPFPLLVNKSLNFIVRLDGVDAFGRDSGLAIVPAPRVLPRLIRMPLEICEGGDNYVLLSSIIHAHAEELFPGMQVLGCYQFRLTRNADLTLDPEDVEDLALALRGELYSRRFGDAVRLEVADNCPKDLTDHLLRQFGLAESELYEVNGPVNLARLFRIANNVSYPQLQYLPFTPVLPKALQHAEDLFEVIGKQDVLLLHPYESFAPVVDLLRQAAKDPQVLAIKQTLYRTNANSEIVDALVDAARAGKEVTAVVELRARFDEESNLTLASRLQQAGAMVIYGVVGIKTHAKLVLIQRREGSELVRYAHLGTGNYHTGNARLYTDYSLLTSDEALCEDVHKLFSQLTGMGKVLHMKKLLHAPFTLKKTLLELIAQETAHAAAGKPAQIILKVNALTEPKIIRALYKASIAGVQVDLIVRGICCLRPGVAGVSENIRVRSIIGRFLEHSRAYWFANDGEPQLYLSSADLMERNLDRRVETAFPIEGKKLQHRVRNTLQRYLEDNVGASLLQPDGEYLHPAPADNEAVHDVQAELMEKLCGAAAGSAH, from the coding sequence ATGAGCAGCCGCCTGATTCGCGAAACCTTGCCGACCGACGCTGCCGCGCCAGCCGCCAACGATGCCGCGCCGTCGATGCCAGGGCCGGACCTCACCGACAGCCGGCTGTACATCCACCGCGAGCTGTCGCAGCTGCAGTTCAACATCCGCGTGCTGGACCAGGCGCTGGACGAGCGCACGCCGCTGCTGGAGCGGCTGAAGTTCCTGCTGATCTTCTCCGCGAACATGGACGAGTTCTTCGAGATCCGGGTGGCCGGCCTGAAGGGCCAGATCGCGCTGGATCACGAGATGATCGGCCCGGACGGCATCCCGCCCAAGCGTGCGTTGGCCGAGATCAGCGAGATCGCGCACCGGCAGATCGCACGGCAATACGCGATCCTCAACGAGCGCATCCTGCCGGAACTGGTCACGCACGGCATCCGCATCGTTCGGCGCACGCAGTGGACGCACAAGCAGAAGCTGTGGGTGCGCCGTTATTTCCGCGAGGAGGTGGCGCCGCTGGTCACCCCGATCGGGCTCGACCCGACCCACCCGTTTCCGCTGCTGGTCAACAAGAGCCTCAACTTCATCGTGCGGCTGGATGGCGTGGATGCGTTCGGCCGCGACTCCGGCCTGGCGATCGTGCCGGCGCCGCGCGTGCTGCCGCGGCTGATCCGCATGCCGCTGGAAATCTGCGAGGGCGGCGACAACTACGTGCTGCTGTCCTCGATCATCCATGCCCATGCGGAAGAGCTGTTCCCCGGCATGCAGGTGCTTGGCTGCTACCAGTTCCGGCTGACCCGCAACGCCGACCTCACGCTCGATCCGGAGGACGTCGAGGACCTGGCGCTGGCGTTGCGCGGCGAACTGTATTCGCGCCGTTTCGGCGACGCGGTGCGGCTGGAGGTGGCCGACAACTGCCCGAAGGATCTGACCGACCACCTGCTCAGGCAGTTCGGCCTCGCCGAGTCGGAACTATACGAAGTGAACGGCCCGGTGAACCTGGCGCGGCTGTTCCGCATCGCCAACAACGTGAGCTATCCGCAACTGCAATACCTGCCGTTCACGCCGGTGCTGCCGAAGGCGCTGCAACATGCCGAGGACCTGTTCGAGGTGATCGGCAAACAGGACGTGCTGTTGCTGCACCCGTACGAGTCGTTCGCGCCGGTGGTCGATCTGCTGCGCCAGGCGGCGAAGGACCCGCAGGTGCTGGCGATCAAGCAGACGCTGTACCGCACCAACGCGAATTCGGAGATTGTCGACGCGCTGGTCGATGCCGCCCGCGCCGGCAAGGAAGTGACCGCGGTGGTGGAGCTGCGTGCGCGCTTCGACGAGGAATCCAACCTCACGCTTGCCTCGCGCCTGCAGCAGGCCGGCGCGATGGTGATCTACGGTGTGGTCGGCATCAAGACGCACGCCAAGCTGGTGCTGATCCAGCGCCGCGAGGGCAGCGAACTGGTGCGCTACGCCCACCTCGGCACCGGCAACTACCACACCGGCAACGCTCGCCTGTACACCGACTACAGCCTGCTCACCTCCGACGAGGCATTGTGCGAGGACGTGCACAAGCTGTTCAGCCAGCTCACCGGCATGGGCAAGGTGCTGCACATGAAGAAGCTGCTGCATGCGCCGTTCACGCTGAAGAAGACCCTGCTGGAACTGATCGCGCAGGAAACCGCGCACGCCGCCGCCGGCAAGCCGGCGCAGATCATCCTCAAGGTGAACGCGCTGACCGAGCCGAAGATCATCCGCGCGCTGTACAAGGCCAGCATCGCCGGCGTGCAGGTGGACCTGATCGTGCGCGGCATCTGCTGCCTGCGCCCCGGCGTGGCAGGCGTCTCCGAAAACATCCGCGTGCGTTCGATCATCGGCCGCTTCCTCGAACACAGCCGCGCCTACTGGTTCGCCAACGACGGCGAGCCGCAGCTGTACCTGTCCAGCGCCGACCTGATGGAACGCAACCTGGACCGCCGCGTCGAAACCGCCTTCCCGATCGAGGGCAAGAAGCTGCAGCACCGCGTGCGCAACACCCTGCAGCGGTACCTCGAGGACAACGTCGGCGCGTCGTTGCTGCAGCCGGATGGTGAATATCTTCATCCGGCACCCGCCGATAACGAGGCCGTCCACGATGTGCAGGCCGAGTTGATGGAGAAGCTGTGCGGGGCAGCGGCCGGCAGCGCGCACTGA
- a CDS encoding Fic family protein: MPFDPLRPHDDLPALPPAADIESRPLLKACIEARAALAELKSVGAAIPNQAVLINTIPLLEAQASSEIENIVTTSDALFRFAQDEQAADPATKEALNYRAALREGFESLAERPLGTGTAVRVCSRLKNRDMDVRRVPGTALKNAATGEVVYTPPQGEALLRGKLANWERFIHDATDVDPLIRMAVAHYQFEAIHPFLDGNGRTGRVLNLLLLVEQGLLDQPVLYLSRHILRHRIDYYRRLLAVTRDGAWQDWIAFMLDAVAQTARWTGDKIRAIQALHAQATDFVRTHAPKIYSRELVDALFVQPYCRIQNLVDGGIAKRQTASVYLKQLADLGMLVEVKVGREKLFLHPNFVRLLTSDDHPVLPYGSTASRKD, from the coding sequence ATGCCTTTTGATCCACTGCGGCCCCATGACGACCTGCCGGCGCTGCCACCGGCGGCTGACATCGAATCGCGGCCCCTGCTCAAGGCCTGCATCGAGGCCCGCGCCGCCCTGGCCGAGCTCAAGAGCGTCGGCGCCGCCATCCCCAACCAGGCCGTCCTCATCAACACCATTCCCTTGCTGGAAGCCCAGGCCAGCAGCGAGATCGAGAACATCGTCACCACCAGTGATGCCTTGTTCCGCTTCGCCCAGGACGAGCAGGCCGCCGATCCGGCCACCAAGGAAGCGCTGAACTATCGCGCCGCCTTGCGTGAAGGCTTCGAATCGCTGGCCGAGCGCCCGCTCGGCACCGGCACCGCCGTACGTGTGTGCAGCCGCTTGAAGAACCGCGACATGGATGTCCGCCGCGTCCCCGGTACCGCACTCAAGAATGCCGCGACCGGCGAAGTCGTCTACACCCCGCCCCAGGGCGAGGCATTGCTGCGCGGCAAGCTCGCCAACTGGGAGCGTTTCATCCACGACGCCACGGACGTCGATCCGCTGATCCGCATGGCCGTCGCGCATTACCAGTTCGAGGCCATCCATCCGTTCCTCGACGGCAACGGCCGCACCGGCCGCGTGCTCAACCTGCTGCTGCTGGTGGAGCAGGGACTGCTGGATCAGCCCGTGCTGTACCTGTCCCGCCACATCCTGCGCCATCGCATCGACTACTACCGCCGGCTGCTTGCCGTCACCCGCGACGGCGCGTGGCAGGACTGGATCGCCTTCATGCTCGATGCGGTCGCCCAGACCGCGCGCTGGACCGGCGACAAGATCCGCGCCATCCAGGCCTTGCACGCGCAGGCCACGGACTTCGTGCGCACGCACGCGCCGAAAATCTACAGCCGCGAGCTGGTCGATGCCCTGTTCGTGCAGCCGTACTGCCGCATCCAGAACCTGGTGGACGGCGGCATCGCCAAGCGCCAGACCGCCTCGGTCTACCTCAAGCAGCTGGCCGATCTGGGCATGCTGGTGGAGGTCAAGGTCGGGCGCGAAAAGCTGTTCCTGCATCCCAACTTCGTCCGCCTGCTCACCAGCGACGACCATCCCGTGCTGCCGTATGGCAGTACAGCAAGCCGGAAAGACTGA
- a CDS encoding HRDC domain-containing protein yields MSPPETTAADWIDRPDALQAWLAAIPADAAVGLDTEFMRRNTFYPQLALLQLGWNGRYALIDPLAFDIGAALQPLLGAGPAMTIMHSAGEDLETLAPLLPDGPHILFDTQIAAAFAGMGLGMSYRALVAELAEVDLDKGETRSDWLQRPLTDSQRSYAALDVVYLKTIHEQLAERLQQRDRSAWHAEDCARLKQRASHRGGDPQPQRALRGAADWPVAQQALLRRLLLWRDRSARRLDVPRPWLLDDALALSLAQQPPASPGDLEQRSRGQRALRAAQRSELFELLAPAVGAEEIAATARIPGHPQGEAKKALGDMKQLIDTLAGELDLPPGLLCPRKVLEEYVVTAEWPDFLEGWRRDVLHGRLASLLPG; encoded by the coding sequence ATGTCACCACCCGAAACCACTGCCGCCGACTGGATCGACCGCCCCGATGCGCTGCAGGCGTGGTTGGCCGCGATACCCGCCGACGCCGCCGTCGGCCTGGATACCGAGTTCATGCGCCGCAATACCTTCTATCCGCAACTGGCGCTGCTGCAGCTGGGCTGGAATGGGCGCTACGCCCTGATCGATCCGCTCGCGTTCGACATCGGCGCTGCGCTGCAGCCGCTGCTCGGTGCCGGCCCGGCGATGACCATCATGCACAGCGCCGGCGAGGACCTGGAAACCCTCGCTCCGCTGCTGCCGGACGGTCCGCACATCCTGTTCGACACCCAGATCGCCGCCGCCTTCGCCGGCATGGGCCTGGGCATGAGCTACCGCGCGCTGGTCGCCGAGTTGGCCGAGGTGGACCTGGACAAGGGCGAGACCCGTTCGGATTGGCTGCAACGCCCGCTTACCGACTCGCAACGCAGCTACGCCGCGCTGGATGTCGTGTACCTGAAAACCATCCACGAGCAGCTGGCCGAGCGCCTGCAGCAGCGCGACCGCAGCGCCTGGCATGCCGAAGACTGCGCGCGCCTGAAGCAGCGCGCCAGCCACCGCGGCGGCGACCCGCAGCCGCAACGCGCGCTGCGTGGCGCCGCCGACTGGCCGGTCGCGCAACAGGCCCTGCTGCGCCGCCTGCTGCTGTGGCGCGACCGCAGCGCGCGCCGCCTCGACGTGCCGCGTCCCTGGCTGCTCGACGACGCCCTGGCGCTGAGCCTGGCGCAACAGCCGCCGGCCAGCCCCGGCGATCTCGAACAGCGCAGCCGCGGCCAGCGTGCGCTGCGCGCCGCCCAGCGCAGCGAACTGTTCGAACTGCTGGCACCCGCGGTCGGCGCCGAGGAAATCGCCGCCACCGCGCGCATCCCCGGCCATCCGCAAGGCGAGGCGAAGAAAGCCCTCGGCGACATGAAACAGCTGATCGACACCCTCGCCGGCGAACTCGACCTGCCGCCCGGCCTGCTGTGCCCGCGCAAGGTGCTGGAGGAATACGTGGTCACCGCGGAATGGCCCGACTTCCTCGAAGGCTGGCGCCGCGACGTGCTGCACGGCCGCCTGGCCAGCCTGCTGCCCGGCTGA